A genomic window from Leptolyngbya sp. BL0902 includes:
- a CDS encoding bifunctional riboflavin kinase/FAD synthetase, whose translation MWITSSLTTAITPTAIALGNFDGVHLGHQAVIQQISAQVLGLDPADLIAPGSTPAVTSVSAPPPLRGLSHRTGQAPGASPIPDPTQRERDLRTTPIPTVMTFFPHPQEFFSGQSRPALTPITEKAAMISQLGVGQLVLLPFTQALANLTPQEFVEDLLVKQLKVQHISVGKDFCFGKKRQGTVDDLQRLTRPYGVDVHITPHTCLGGERISSSRIRAALSQADLATAEALLGRPYSLSGRVVKGQQLGRTLGFPTANLAISDDKFLPPHGVYSVWVEGASPVAGQRLPGVMNLGIRPTVKGLSLTLEVHLLHWSGDLYGKSLQVFLNQHLRSEQRFSSLDALKAQIEQDCQTALAALAKTPVGNWG comes from the coding sequence GTGTGGATTACCTCTTCCCTAACGACTGCCATTACTCCAACGGCCATTGCCCTGGGGAACTTTGACGGCGTCCATTTGGGGCACCAGGCTGTCATTCAGCAGATTTCTGCCCAGGTGTTGGGGTTAGATCCCGCTGATCTGATTGCTCCAGGTTCAACCCCAGCAGTGACCTCCGTTTCTGCGCCGCCCCCCCTGCGAGGACTGAGCCATCGCACTGGGCAGGCTCCTGGTGCGTCTCCCATTCCAGACCCCACCCAGCGGGAACGGGATCTGCGAACCACACCGATCCCCACGGTGATGACCTTCTTTCCCCATCCCCAGGAATTTTTCTCTGGCCAATCTCGCCCTGCCCTCACCCCCATCACCGAAAAGGCCGCGATGATCAGCCAGCTCGGCGTGGGCCAACTGGTGCTGCTGCCCTTTACCCAAGCCTTGGCAAACCTGACTCCCCAAGAATTTGTGGAAGACCTGCTGGTCAAGCAGCTCAAGGTGCAGCACATCAGTGTCGGCAAAGACTTCTGCTTTGGCAAAAAGCGCCAGGGCACCGTGGACGACCTGCAACGCCTCACCCGTCCCTACGGCGTAGACGTGCATATTACGCCCCACACCTGCCTCGGCGGAGAGCGCATCAGTAGTTCCCGCATTCGTGCCGCCCTGTCCCAAGCCGATCTCGCCACCGCCGAAGCCCTGCTGGGTCGTCCCTATAGTCTGTCGGGGCGGGTGGTGAAGGGCCAACAACTAGGCCGCACCCTGGGCTTTCCCACCGCCAACCTGGCCATCTCCGACGACAAGTTCTTGCCGCCCCATGGGGTCTACAGCGTGTGGGTGGAGGGGGCTAGTCCGGTAGCAGGTCAACGCCTACCGGGGGTGATGAATCTGGGCATTCGACCTACCGTGAAAGGCTTGAGCCTCACGCTGGAAGTCCATCTGCTGCACTGGTCGGGGGATCTCTACGGCAAGTCCCTCCAGGTGTTTTTGAACCAGCACCTGCGGTCGGAGCAGCGCTTCTCCTCCCTCGATGCCCTGAAGGCCCAAATTGAGCAGGACTGCCAGACCGCCTTGGCCGCTTTAGCAAAAACTCCGGTGGGCAATTGGGGCTAA
- a CDS encoding MBL fold metallo-hydrolase — translation MAELNPQFLVRFWGVRGSIACPGAPTVRYGGNTSCIEMMVGDHRLIFDGGTGLRELGVTLLRHMPLEANLFFTHSHWDHIQGFPFFVPAFVKGNRFNIYGTIAPNGSTIEQRLNDQMLHPNFPVPLQIMGADLKFHDIDIGETVTIGDVVVENALLNHPGESVGYRVSCQGKAAAYITDTEHFPDRLDENVLALARDADVMIYDATYTDAEYSDPKSSKVGWGHSTWQEGVKIAQAANVKTLVIFHHDPAHDDDFMDQIAADTKAAFPHSVVAREGMALDLYAPTPATLLPVR, via the coding sequence ATGGCCGAGCTAAACCCGCAATTTTTAGTCAGGTTTTGGGGCGTTCGCGGCAGTATCGCCTGTCCGGGGGCACCCACGGTTCGCTACGGGGGGAATACCTCCTGCATTGAAATGATGGTGGGCGACCATCGCCTGATTTTTGATGGTGGCACGGGTCTGCGGGAATTGGGGGTGACGCTGCTGCGGCACATGCCCCTAGAGGCCAACCTGTTCTTCACCCATTCCCACTGGGATCACATCCAGGGCTTTCCCTTCTTTGTGCCAGCCTTCGTCAAGGGCAACCGCTTCAATATCTACGGCACCATCGCCCCCAACGGATCCACCATCGAGCAGCGCCTCAACGACCAAATGCTGCACCCCAACTTCCCGGTGCCGCTGCAAATTATGGGGGCCGACCTCAAATTCCATGACATTGACATTGGTGAAACCGTCACCATTGGCGATGTGGTGGTGGAAAACGCCCTGCTGAATCACCCCGGCGAATCTGTGGGCTATCGGGTGTCCTGCCAGGGCAAAGCCGCCGCCTACATCACCGACACCGAGCATTTCCCAGATCGCCTCGACGAAAACGTGTTAGCCCTCGCCCGCGACGCCGACGTGATGATCTACGACGCCACCTACACCGACGCCGAATACAGCGATCCCAAATCCAGCAAGGTCGGCTGGGGGCATTCCACCTGGCAGGAAGGCGTGAAAATTGCCCAAGCCGCCAACGTCAAAACCCTGGTGATCTTCCACCACGACCCTGCCCACGACGACGACTTTATGGATCAGATCGCTGCCGACACCAAGGCCGCTTTCCCCCACAGCGTTGTGGCCCGCGAAGGCATGGCCCTCGATCTCTATGCCCCCACCCCCGCCACCCTGTTGCCCGTCCGTTAG
- a CDS encoding NupC/NupG family nucleoside CNT transporter, with protein MALRFISLLGLAGLCFIAWLGSEDRQRVPWKIIQWGIAVQLVVGLLIFLLPISRDAVVWLSGLLNGLIDASDAGARFLFGNILVPPATPAGPAGAGRWIARALTDPFVPVPGDRLGAANLDLGYIFAFRSLPQVVFFSSIFALLYNLGVIQPVVRVFARFFRWAMGISGAEALAGAANIFVGIESAIAIKPFLERMTRSELCAILASMFGSIASTVLGLYAGFLRGSFPSIAGHLMAASVLTIPAAFVMAKILVPETEEPETLGQVPAVEMAEEERQSPMDSLILGALDGVKMATGIAAALIAILGLIALLNIVFGQLAQLAGSSFFLWRIIGQVFQVVTLKNIMGAVFLPLTFLTGVSLDWQELWISSQLIGSRFLETAIPPYLALGQFSQDGTLSDRALVIVSYVLCGFAHLPSVGIFVGGLSGIVPSRRHEISELAWKALWAGTLATLMTGCVAGIFFYEGAAVLGR; from the coding sequence ATGGCTCTGCGTTTCATTTCGCTCTTGGGACTAGCTGGACTGTGCTTTATTGCGTGGCTGGGGTCGGAGGATCGGCAGCGGGTGCCCTGGAAGATTATTCAGTGGGGCATTGCGGTGCAGTTGGTGGTGGGGCTGCTGATTTTTCTGCTGCCCATCAGCCGCGATGCCGTGGTGTGGTTGAGCGGGCTGTTGAACGGGTTGATCGATGCCTCCGATGCTGGGGCGCGGTTTTTGTTTGGCAATATTTTGGTACCCCCGGCCACTCCGGCGGGGCCAGCGGGGGCCGGACGCTGGATTGCCCGTGCCCTAACCGACCCCTTTGTGCCTGTGCCGGGGGATCGGCTGGGGGCGGCAAACTTAGATTTGGGCTACATCTTTGCCTTTCGGTCGCTGCCGCAGGTGGTGTTTTTCTCGTCTATCTTTGCCCTGCTGTATAACCTGGGGGTGATCCAGCCCGTGGTGCGGGTATTTGCCCGGTTCTTTCGGTGGGCGATGGGCATTAGTGGAGCGGAAGCCCTAGCGGGGGCGGCGAACATTTTTGTGGGCATTGAGTCGGCCATTGCCATTAAGCCCTTTTTGGAACGGATGACCCGCAGCGAACTTTGCGCGATTTTGGCTTCCATGTTTGGGTCGATTGCCTCCACAGTGTTGGGGCTCTATGCCGGATTTTTGCGGGGCTCCTTCCCCTCCATCGCCGGACACCTGATGGCGGCTTCGGTGCTTACCATTCCCGCCGCCTTTGTGATGGCCAAAATTTTGGTGCCCGAAACTGAGGAGCCCGAAACCCTAGGCCAGGTGCCCGCCGTGGAAATGGCCGAAGAGGAACGCCAAAGCCCCATGGATAGCCTGATCCTCGGCGCACTGGACGGAGTCAAAATGGCCACGGGCATCGCCGCCGCGCTGATCGCCATTCTGGGACTCATTGCGCTGCTCAACATTGTGTTTGGTCAGTTGGCCCAGTTGGCGGGTAGTTCTTTCTTCCTGTGGCGAATCATTGGCCAGGTGTTCCAGGTGGTCACGCTCAAAAACATCATGGGAGCCGTGTTCCTGCCCCTCACATTTTTGACCGGAGTGTCCCTAGACTGGCAAGAACTCTGGATTTCTTCGCAGTTAATTGGCAGTCGCTTCTTAGAAACCGCCATTCCCCCCTACTTGGCTCTGGGCCAATTCTCCCAAGATGGCACCCTCAGCGACCGTGCCCTGGTGATTGTCAGCTATGTGCTCTGCGGCTTTGCCCACCTGCCCTCCGTGGGGATTTTTGTGGGTGGGCTGTCGGGAATTGTGCCCTCCCGCCGCCACGAAATTAGCGAACTCGCCTGGAAAGCCCTGTGGGCCGGAACCTTGGCGACCCTGATGACAGGTTGCGTTGCCGGAATCTTCTTCTACGAAGGGGCTGCCGTCCTAGGGCGATAG
- a CDS encoding type II toxin-antitoxin system Phd/YefM family antitoxin — MDAISYTAARQNLAKTMDRVCSDHEPIIITRNNEQSVVMISLEDFNALEETAYLLRSPKNAKRLLESIAQLEASGGTEKELDD, encoded by the coding sequence ATGGACGCTATCTCGTATACTGCTGCCCGCCAAAACCTGGCAAAAACCATGGATCGAGTTTGCTCGGATCATGAGCCCATCATCATTACCCGCAACAATGAGCAGTCTGTAGTGATGATTTCCCTGGAGGATTTCAATGCCCTGGAGGAAACCGCATACCTGCTACGTAGCCCCAAAAACGCCAAGCGACTGCTTGAATCCATTGCTCAACTCGAAGCCAGCGGCGGCACAGAAAAGGAGCTGGATGATTGA
- a CDS encoding Txe/YoeB family addiction module toxin, giving the protein MKIIFAEAAWEDYLYWQKTDKKMLQRINELIKTAIRTPFEGIGKPEPLKHGLKGYWSRRITDEHRLVYKVQDDSILIAQCRYHY; this is encoded by the coding sequence TTGAAAATAATATTTGCTGAAGCCGCGTGGGAAGATTATCTGTATTGGCAGAAAACTGACAAGAAAATGCTTCAACGCATCAATGAACTTATCAAAACCGCCATCAGAACCCCATTTGAAGGAATCGGTAAGCCTGAACCCCTCAAGCACGGATTGAAAGGATATTGGTCTCGCCGAATCACAGACGAACACCGTCTTGTATATAAAGTTCAAGATGACTCAATCCTGATCGCTCAGTGTCGATACCACTATTAG
- a CDS encoding BrnT family toxin, giving the protein MDVYFVLNGITFVWNDKKAGINPINHDGVTFQQAAEVFFDPLLVVVDASRNDEARDAVIGLDRRWNLLYVVFVERENDIIRIISARKATRKDREFYEA; this is encoded by the coding sequence ATGGATGTGTATTTCGTTCTCAATGGCATTACGTTTGTCTGGAATGACAAGAAAGCCGGGATCAACCCGATAAACCACGACGGTGTTACGTTTCAACAAGCCGCAGAAGTCTTCTTCGATCCATTGCTTGTGGTTGTCGATGCAAGTCGTAACGATGAAGCGCGAGATGCCGTTATTGGTCTAGATCGACGTTGGAACTTGCTGTATGTTGTCTTCGTTGAGCGGGAAAACGACATCATTCGGATCATTTCAGCTCGTAAAGCAACACGGAAGGATCGGGAATTTTATGAAGCCTGA